The Cryptomeria japonica chromosome 2, Sugi_1.0, whole genome shotgun sequence region TGATTAAAGGAAAGGTTAAAAACTTGCGGTCAGGGCCATTCATGGACCCCTTCGCATATCTTATTGGTGATCCTAGCCATTACAACAATTCTGGTCCTGCTGCTTTTCTGGCATACAAGCGGCTTCCTCAGTTTCTAACTCTTGCAAGCAAAATAGCACTAGGCTTTGCCATTTATCAAGGTTGCTATACAGCTGACTGTCCATCTATGATGGCACAAAATTTTAATAGGGAAATTATCTAGGCTATAATGTCTGCTACTGGATTTTTGATAGCATGTGCTCAGCAGTGTAAGAGAGACAAACTATTCTATCCCCTCTATTAAGCTCAAAGAACTCAAAAACCTCTCAAGTAAAAAGATAAGCAAAATATAActcctaatccaattggcaacagTAATCTTTAAAAAATGTGAATCTCCTAATCCCTTCAATAGAGAAGGGGATCTATGAAACGGTGCATGTGCTAAATAATCATGCTCTATGGGTGGGTCCATCGGCTAAATGGGATTTCTCCCTATGGAAAAAATGAACAGCAAAAACCAAAGAAATGATTAATTAATGCAATTATCCATGTGAAGCAAGATATAAAAACACCTAATTatgtaaacataaaaaatacaaaacaaaataaaataaattgtaacCTAGTGTAATATCATTTCTTAATGCAAATACCAAGAAGACGAGGAACCAATGCAAAATACCAAGGTTTTTATCCCCAATAAAGCTCTACAAAATGAAGATCATTATATAGTAACACCCCAAGAAGGGTAAGACAAGATGATATTATTCATTCATTTTAAGTTACATTTGATATCATGAATTCTTCATTTTACATAAAAAATATTCCAATGCATATACAACCATGTGTAGAGTAGTAGTCAGCTTCTCCAACTAGCCGAATGATGGTCTAAATATGTTTTAAAGTATATCTTTGAAATCCATTTGGTGAAGTCTTTCAGAAATGTTCAGTATGTTATTCACAAGTTTTATAAatatatcaaaatgaattttaCCCAAGAATAGCTTGAATTTTAAACTATTAAACAGTATTAAGTGCACTCATTAGTCCATTAGACTTACTAACTTCTAGGCTACGCCCTATATTATTTCTCTTGCTTTCTCTTCTGTATGCAATATTCctcaagagatgatttcatgttttaagGAACTTGAAGTTAGAGGGGACAAAGGAAGAATATGGGAAAATATAATTTTATagtgaaagaaaagtttaaaaatGAATTATATTGCATAGTGCTTCTTATAAATGGATTTTGCAGTAGGCATCCCAAATTGGATGTAACGATATTTTGTGACTGTGAGATGCAAAATCTTGATGATCTACATCTGAGAGAAAGACAAAACAAACGTCCAATAAAAATGCTTCTAATCGCAACCTTAAATTTGCGATGGATCTGCAAATTTGCATAGGACATGAGTAAAGTGCATGGGACTCTTCCCCAGAAATTGTGGACCTATAAACATTTGATCTGGAAAAGTGGTAGCCAGAGTGAAGCAAGATATGCAAATATGTTAAACTCTGAATCATACAAGCAATTCTCCATTTATGTAAATTGAATTTTGGCTACAAGACTAGTGACTTAAGCAATAAAGATCACCATGGCACTCGGTGATCTTCCTTGTATTGAATAGCAGCTATTACAAATTCACGGTAAatcagaaaattgaaaaaaaaaattataacatcaAGAACAAAGCACGTATAGTACAAGGCAGCCAATTTTCAATGCTGCATATAAATGAAAGGAATGCTTCCTGGCAACTCAAGGTCAACAAAGCAATTTAGTATATTTTGAATTGCCTATAGTGTGTTAGAGAACTATTCAACAATACGTATAATATTGTCAACCAAACAATACTGAAATACCTTCGATCAATGCCACACGCTAGAATATCCCACTCATTGATATGGTGTTAAAGGCTGAAAAAAATAACCTGCATAGAAATTTTTAAAATCTGTTAAATCTAATATTAACATTAAAAGGCAAGTTTTTGTAACATACGAAGACCTTTGTTGCAAAACACTTACCAGAGCCTAAACAAATTGGAACGTTGAAACCGGTAGCAACTTCAGGAACTGATAAGGCTACTGAAGATCAATCAGAATGGGATGAAAACTTCAAAACAATGTCAATGTTTCAATCATTTTGTGACTGTTTTCCTGCTCTCAAAGAAGTTCTCCTCAATTTAATTGGTGAAGTGTGCATAGTCGGATGCTGTTGGCTGTAAAATTCAGTGAAATCAAGACGAAAGGACAGAAATTTCAAATCAACGTGCTGTTGGAGAGGAAGTTGAGCAACGAATCCCTCCAATAAAGATGAATGCTCAACAGCAATAGCATCCATCTCTTCTCCCATGGTACGCAGAAATTCTCCTGTGAGTTGTAATGAGGATTTCCTTCCTCCCCCAACCCACGATCCCAGCCTTTGAGGTTCTTTCTTTGACTTGTTTCTCGATAACATTTCACCTCTACAGGAAATGGGTTAAAAAATAAATCCTCGATAGTTAaagaagaataaattgaatgatgataaGATATCAAATACAAAACAAATACATACGCACTATGATATAGTCCATTTGCAATCATCACAAAGTAAAAATAAATACACTAGCAGCAAAAATGTAACAATTTACCTAGCCTGCATTTCACGGGCACCTTCATACAACCTATCAGCATGACTTCTAAAGCGCAAAATGAGGTCAAACAATGCAAACAATGTTTTACACAGTTGATGAGAACGCTCCCCAAGGAGAGACTTCTCAAGAATAGAATCAAGGTATTTTTCATGAGCAGCTATAAGTTCATCAAGATCTCGTGCTTGTTCCATTTCATCCAGAAAGTCTACCCATGAGTACTCAAGAACTTCAAACATTATATAGTACTGGAGATTTGTAACAAAATGATTCATCTCATTTCTTAATGTTTGACACCGCCTTAAGACTGCTACAAGTTGCAACTTTCCTCCACCATCCTTAGTGGCAAATAGCCTCGCAATAGTGCAGTTTGGTTTCATAGTCTGCCAAGTTGCACTAAGAGCATGTTCCACACGTTTAAGTTTCCAAAGGAAGTTGAAAATTTTAAGATACCTAGTCATGACAGCTTCTGTAAAGATAGTGTTCAGAGGATCTCTTACATTATACTCCAATGAGAATACATCCCAGCCCCTATCACCACTATTGTGTGGCATCATCTTTACTCTCAGCCTGTCCAATATATCTGTATCATCATATTGGGCATTGGAGGCACGAATTGCACTTTCAAGGAGCCCTGCAAGCTTAAAGGAACTTATAGTATTAGCAGGTTGGGATAGATCAGGACCCACAATATCCATGAGATACTGAATGAAGTCGCCTTGGCCTAGAAGCAAATATCTTTTAATTGCAAGGCAATGTTCCCTGAATTTGTAGCGGCCATACATTATTTCTATCAAATGCTTATCTATCCTTTTAGCTGCTTCGACAACCAATGTCTCCAACGCCTCGGTCTCCCCATAACCAAGGCCACCCCTCCTGGTCGAGGTCCCTGCAGCAGCAGCAGCTTCTGCAGCAGCATCCGCCCAGCCCTGATCCTCACAGCACACTCGTAGAAAATTGATAGATTTCCCTGTCCTCAAAATCCTCTTTGCAAGAGGCTCTGGGATAAACAACGGTAGCATGGCACTGTGAAGATGGTACCCATCTCGCCATAAGGCTTCAGTTTTGAGGTTTGCTGCTTGTCCGATGACAAAAAACTCGGAAAATATGTCATTCAACTCCCCTTCCAAAACCCAACTCCTCACCATCTCATACAGAGGTGAACAAACCCTTCTCAGCAACCTCTTCATGAAATCCCTAACCAGTGGATCACCATGCTGAGCATGCATGTGGATTGCACCAGCCATGGCACCCCCCCTCAGATTCTTGCAATCGTCAACCAAAACAGCCATCAATCTCATCCTCACAGTGGGCTCGGCAAGCCACACCATCAACCTTCGCAAAGACAAATAATTCCCCACACTCTTCCCCTCCTCCATAACTGGTATAGGATTATGCACTTGCCCTTCCAAGACCGCAAGCAGTTTATAATAATCCGACAGCTCTTCCTGCAATGCAGCGCAGAAGGCCTGCCCCACGGTTCCAATCGCCTCGATAGGCCCACACTCAACACTCTCTGAAATATAACCCTTAACCTTCTTGTAAAGCCAGCCCAACTCGCACAGCCTCCTAACCAGAATACGTGTACCCCTGGGCACCCTGTAAGATTCTACCACAGCAAAACCATCCAAATCCTTATCAAATTTGACATACCGGCCGTCAATACCCTGGCAAGCATAAAGAACGTCCTTCACCAGGGCACCCTCAGTCACTTCACACTCTTCACGGCACACTTCCACATACTCCCGGAACGCCAAGGACTTTGCATTCTCGGGATCTTTAGACAGCAAAAGCACCCCACCTGGATGATGATGTTCTAGGGTTTTATACTGATCTGGGTTTTTATTACTATTGTTATTATCGTTATAAAGCTGTAAACCCCTGAAGCTATCAGGAAGGGAGTGAAGGCCACCCACGGAGGCGGGAGCAGAGATGGTGGAGGTGAAGAGGCCCCCCCTCTCCTTCCTCTGGTCCTCCGAAATGGCCCTCAGGAGGTAAAGCACGGCCCACTTGTTATCAATGCAGGACTGAGCAGAAAACCGGCGGTATAAATCAGCAAAAGTAAGGGCGTCAGAAGATCTACCTTGATGAACGAGCTGGCGCTTGATGGCCTCCGACATGGCCGCCTCGTCTGTGGCCAGCGATGGCGTTATTCGGCTGCCGACTATTCGCATTGCGTACTGGTAAGCCCTCTCCACTCCCTCATCCCCCACATTCTCTCTCGGCACCATGCGCAACACCAAATCCCGCACCAATCCCGCTACCTGCTCTCCCATCTTCAACCTGGTTTCCTTCAAACTGGTGTTGACACAGTACAGGCGCCCCTCTCTTCCGGACGCCGCCAAAACAACTTCATTTCCTCACCATATCCGGAATTGCACTGCGTCTTAAGACCCTGATCGCCGTCCGATCCAAAGCAAACTCCCTGAGATAAAAACAAGCACTCCTAGTCTAGTCGATGAGACCTGGGTTCGATCGCGTGACCGACCAATAACTCCCCGTCGCTTGGGCTATGATCCAAACTGGATGCGTTCAGCTGGATTTGGGATTATTATACTACTATATTTTATTTGGGTGTGGGCGAATCTCCTGGTCCTGTGTATTTCAGTTTTGTTTGAAAGGAATTCTTGCAAATTTTTTACTACTAAAATGGAGGTCGATgagtttgaaaaatatttgaattgGGAGGGAGGAGGACTAACTCCGCACAGTCTGTCGTAACTTGTGTTTGGATTGCTTTTTTCAGGGCGCCTTAACAATCTTCAGCTTATGTTGGGGTTATAAatttttattctttattctttttgTTGAGGAAAAAAATCAGATTAGCTCATTTCATGGCTATTGAGTTTATGGGGTCCATGCTTTTTTATGGAAGAGTTTAATGAGTTGATATATTGTGATTGATATTATGTTGggattatttttataatttattttaaatttcgatttataattttttttattgtgatTTTTTTGGTTCTATGATAGATCAAGGAGTGTGATCAACGTTGgaatgtgatccaaaatgttgatgtaaaattttcgaacacaattgaatctagaaacAACATCTCTCTTTTATTATGTTAGAGATGGTTTTCATAATttacatattcttttttttttatgttttagatgGGTCTTACAATTTATCTCTTGAGGGTGGACTTAGACTCAAGTTTCATGGAGGGGGTCTTCCTAAAATATTTTTGTAGGTGCTACTAAACAACTTTAGGAGCATTTATCAATATTGTGTCTCATGGCTTTTTTTAATAATGAGCAAGATTAAGCTTTAAGCTCCAAAATTTCAAGTCTACTAAACATCTTTAGGAGCATTTATCAATATTGTGTctcatggtttttttttttaaatgagcaaGATTAAGCTTTAAGCTCCAAAATTTCAAGTAGTCAATGGTCTTATGATTATTTTTTAGCAATGAAAAATGATAAATCTATAAATATAGAGCATGAATCTAAAAACTAttgacaagaatttgaaaattaTAGATTAATGGTTTGTTGCAACAAACCATTAAGAAGTGGGTGACAAAAACTTTTAGGTTGTGGTCCCATTATGGGCTTTAGGTCTATTTTGAAGGAGCAGGGTATCCCTTGAAGCCAAAAAAATGCTACATGATTAATCATAATCTTTTCTTCTCCAATGGAAGCCCCTCCTTTGTAGTTCAAAAAAATCAAGGGGGTGCAATTTGGGTGGGCTAGAAATTGTCCCAACAGCTTAGACTTTTTTTCTACCACTTGTTAATCATATGGAGTTTTTGAATTctattcaattaatttttttattgttttattttagattattatttcATATTTCTTACAAAATCAAAGTAACATATAATGTTGTTTTTTATTACAAGAGGGAATTAGTAGGGGTAGTGGAATGACTTGGATCTTCACTTGGAGTTCACCTCACATCCttcattttgtatttgatttagcaCCCTCCTTTTGAAGTAGAATTGTAACTATGTGTACTATTAAGAACCTTAATTTTCTTTTATTTGTGTCATACACTCAAAATTTATCCCATGTTAATTCTACACAATCATGTATCACGTTCTTGGTCATTTGTCTACCTTGGACGCTAGTTCATTCATCGTTGTTTAGCTAGATAGGACCATGCACAATAGTCTCCTCcaaattcaaaatattattttCCTGCCAAAACATTTTTCCCCTCTCACAAACCTTATTCTAGCCCCGAATGGTTATAAACAAGCAAAAAGTGTTTTAAAAGGTAGGTTTATAAGAAAAAGAACAACAATTAGAAGATTGCAAAAATTACAAGCATAATTCAACACACATATACCACTCCTATGCCTTCATCTCAAACTTGAAAAACCTTCATTAGAGCTCCCTTATCATCTACTTTGATATGCACACCACCTCTTTCTTAAGCACCTAGACTTTACACACTCCAAATGCATATGTttataaattgttaaatcaacCTTGGGACTTGACCTTATGGTAGATGCCATAAACAACCATtagttgcatattttttgttataaTTGTAAGTCATGGTTTAGCTACAACAATTGTTGATGATATGATTACATGCAATAAATCAATACATTATTAGGACACTAGCATGTAGGAATGGACAAAGCTACACTGAAGTAGACACAATCATGTCTCTTCATATATCTTGAGCAAACTTTCAAAAAGTAAGTTTCATGCTCAAACCTAATGACACTAGAACCTCCCTTTGTTGACTTGTTTTTTGTTTGTAGCTTCTTCAACCTCTAAAATAAACACATTTCCTCTTTTCCTACTCTTATTTCACCTTTTGATTTAAACGCATATGTGCAATCTCATCTCGTATAATTTGTTACGTAaatttgaataatattttattatgattGAATTGGATTTTGGATAAGGAAACCTACAATGCAATTAGAAATAGATGATAAACAACTTAATGCAAAAACTTTGTTTTGTTCTACATTTTTATGAACCTAGCATTCTTACACTCAAAACATAAATCTTCTTTTTCCCAAAAAAAACTACACCAAAAACCTCTTTTACTGTCCTTATCTCTTGCTTTCCTTTAGGTTGGCCCCTTATACATTGTATTCATCTCCAATACTTCTCAAAAGCACTGAACTAGTGCTTCCTTGTTCTCTTTACATTCTTATTTCCTTGTTTACATACTTCCCCTCTCTCACATGTCCTTTGGTTAGAGGCACCACCTCTTTCGTGATTCTATTATAAGTTGCTCTCACTTCATACTTTCCACCTAACTTATTGATTTATATTATTGTCATTCCTATCTTGCTTTCTCGTCTTCTCATATTCTCTTTGCCTTATCATTTTTTGCCACTTCCTCTTCCAATCCTACCTCTTTACATGTGTGCAACACCTCTTTGTGTATATGCTTTGTTTGAAAATCACAACTCTTTCTTGATTTTTATGCATTCACTTCAATTCCCATTTATCATCCATTCAATCCTCTAGTGCTCTTTCTTTTCTTGCCACTGCATTGTAGTTCCCCTTTCATacatttcatcattatcattttgtactaccttaacccttcctagtgaCTGGAATCCCTTTCTATTACTTCAACTCATGTCAAATTCAATGCTACCTACTTTTATTGTTGACTCTTTACACCATCCTCAAATCCTTGATCATGTGATACTCACTACCTCTACTTATTCCCTTGACACTATCATGGATCACATAATCCACTACCTAGCTATTGTACCCTTTCTTAGCTTCTATCCACATTATTTGGACACTCTTATATCTTTTCTTACCATCTCTTGAAAATAATTTCCATCTTTCCTCCCTCTACACTCATCCTTTATTCCCTCACTATTCCCTCCCCTCCCACCCTTCAAGGTCCATCATAATGCTTTGCTtgaatgtgatgatgtatttgtTCCCTTTCTTGATCACTCTTCTaaattgttggaaatattgttgctattgatgtttgtttatgttgaatttgaacctatttgtaaaccctaataagatccaaccactaaccctaCATCTTCAAATTAATTCAACACAACATCAATGTTGAAATTACAAATACGTGTGAGTAACAATTAAATAAACCAATATACCTTCACATGCATATGaggcttgtctccattgttctcctatcctccatgatcttgcaTTGATGATTTTGCTCTTGAATTTGTGTTGCGCTTGCACGagagctcaaggaagaatggatgtggttgtgatgaggTATGCTTGTGATGATGTATGCTAGAATTATTTTGATTGAATGTAAGTATGATTGCTTGATTGGGGATTTACAAAATGGAAGGAGAAAACCTCTTTTATAGAAATCTCCAAGAGAACCAAGggcttagattaagaggttaaattatGAATGGTCACGATCACATAAATGAAAGAGACTCATGAAGATTTGAGGGTAGGTAACTTGGTGAAGGGAGAAGATTAAGAGGTGGAAAGGTAAAGGGTATGAAAGAATatgattaagaggttaaattgaaatggagggctaagattgggGAGTAGGTAATTTAGGGAGACGTGTtgtaatgtggataagaagaaaaagataaatgaattaatcaaaaaaataatcatgtttgtttaattaatagaagaaaggccaaataaattaaataaataaaatatttttttagtttggGAAAGAGGGATAGGATTAAATAaatgatatatatttatttaaattagagagaagaggcttagtgaattaattaaataagtgaaaacatgtatttaattaatagtggaagAGGTTATGTCTTCGGACGTGTAGTGTcacggttaaaacactttgttgatgaagcggccaccaaggttcaaacccctgctagGCCATTGTTCTCATGGCCCTTGTTTCTTCGTTGGGTCATTGTGCTTgcaggtttgaacaagtgaagtgtggggataaGGTCCCCCATTTATGGCCTCACCGATTCATAGGTTTGGGTCAAATTAAAAAGTTTACCAAGaactaaataataaaataaatagtgGAAGAGgacaatgaataaataaataaaaactatttaattaatagaagacattacaataaaataattaaataaataataaatatttatttaattaaaggataattTTAGGGGAGAGTAGATCACAATAATTATCACAGAAGGATATCACATGCCAAACTCCAAAGGCCATTTAGCATGTTGTCCATGAGGAAGAGCCACGATGTCCTAGACTCACACTTTTGTTGATTTCATGTGATTAGGATTGATTGGATGTGTGTAGATGACTTGGGCTAATAATGATAAAATGACCAAAACTAGCAGAATGCAACAAATACAAAATGAAAACTTAAAATAGAATGGCAAGAATGAGATGTAGACATTAAGAAGGACCTAGATATAAAATCTAGAGCTAACTGTGCAAGATAGAAGCATTGGCCGCCCATATTTGAAGGTTGTGGATTCTCGAGAGACAATAAAAAATGGAATTAAGAACCATTGCACTCTTGTCTCCTAAAAATATAGGTTAAATTGATAGTCCACAGGggtgttgggcaccctagtcccaggGTTTCTATCTATTCAAAGTTTAGTAACTCATGTCATTGTCTACTCTATTCATTTATACATGTCTCATAGTCATATATGAACTCAAACacacaaaaaataaggaaaatggTTATGTGGTATAGAGGATTTCCTAATTCAAACCTTGtattggtgttcccacctccacaacaatAATGATTAGATAAATGTGTACCCTTGCAAGGACAAAGGCTAAcctagcttatatatatatatatatatatatatatatatatatatatatatatatatatatatatatatatatatatatatatatatatatatatatatatatatatatatatatatatatatatatatgtcgagagatatccttcttgaggcacCTATTTTTAATCATTTTTACTCCATAAAGtcaaataggcgcctcgagaaggatatctctcaacacacacacacacacacacacacacacacacacacacacacacacacacacacacacacacacacacacacacacacacacacatataagctAGTAGCAAACGTGACGCAACATTGAAAACATTAACCAAGTCAATA contains the following coding sequences:
- the LOC131078669 gene encoding gamma-tubulin complex component 3, with the protein product MGEQVAGLVRDLVLRMVPRENVGDEGVERAYQYAMRIVGSRITPSLATDEAAMSEAIKRQLVHQGRSSDALTFADLYRRFSAQSCIDNKWAVLYLLRAISEDQRKERGGLFTSTISAPASVGGLHSLPDSFRGLQLYNDNNNSNKNPDQYKTLEHHHPGGVLLLSKDPENAKSLAFREYVEVCREECEVTEGALVKDVLYACQGIDGRYVKFDKDLDGFAVVESYRVPRGTRILVRRLCELGWLYKKVKGYISESVECGPIEAIGTVGQAFCAALQEELSDYYKLLAVLEGQVHNPIPVMEEGKSVGNYLSLRRLMVWLAEPTVRMRLMAVLVDDCKNLRGGAMAGAIHMHAQHGDPLVRDFMKRLLRRVCSPLYEMVRSWVLEGELNDIFSEFFVIGQAANLKTEALWRDGYHLHSAMLPLFIPEPLAKRILRTGKSINFLRVCCEDQGWADAAAEAAAAAGTSTRRGGLGYGETEALETLVVEAAKRIDKHLIEIMYGRYKFREHCLAIKRYLLLGQGDFIQYLMDIVGPDLSQPANTISSFKLAGLLESAIRASNAQYDDTDILDRLRVKMMPHNSGDRGWDVFSLEYNVRDPLNTIFTEAVMTRYLKIFNFLWKLKRVEHALSATWQTMKPNCTIARLFATKDGGGKLQLVAVLRRCQTLRNEMNHFVTNLQYYIMFEVLEYSWVDFLDEMEQARDLDELIAAHEKYLDSILEKSLLGERSHQLCKTLFALFDLILRFRSHADRLYEGAREMQARGEMLSRNKSKKEPQRLGSWVGGGRKSSLQLTGEFLRTMGEEMDAIAVEHSSLLEGFVAQLPLQQHVDLKFLSFRLDFTEFYSQQHPTMHTSPIKLRRTSLRAGKQSQND